From the Gemmatimonadales bacterium genome, one window contains:
- the glmS gene encoding glutamine--fructose-6-phosphate transaminase (isomerizing): MCGIVGYVGPKQAMPLLMEGLKRLEYRGYDSAGIAVVADGRLTVLKAAGKIAMLESQIGRTPVKGTTGIAHTRWATHGAPTTKNAHPHTDCGDVVAVVHNGIIENSTALRTMLRERGHKFVSETDTEVIAHLIEQFYTGRLEDAVGAALRELEGAYGIAVVSAREPDTMVAARKGSPLLIGVGDGENFVASDPSAVLAHTRSVVYLDDGELAVVRPSGYRLMDGHATPLTKEISQIDWDLATIERGGYAHFMLKEICEQPESLRNTLRGRLLEEEGTARLGGLNLTDEQLGKIDRIVITACGTSWHAGLVGEYMLEEVARLPVEVEYASEFRYRNPIVDDRTLVIVISQSGETADTLAALREAKRRGARTIGIVNQVGSTIAREVDSGIFLHAGPEIGVASTKAFTSQIAALALFTLKLGRLRALSILQGREIVSALKKLPEQLEVVLAKQAEIEALAERYVRVSNVLYLGRGCNFPVALEGALKLKEISYIHAEGYPAAEMKHGPIALIDELMPVIFVAPRDGVHGKIVSNIEEVRARGGRVIAVVTEGDTVITPLVDHVITIPDTMDMLTPVLTSVPLQLLAYFVAVRRGCNVDQPRNLAKSVTVE, encoded by the coding sequence ATGTGCGGAATCGTGGGTTACGTCGGGCCGAAGCAGGCCATGCCGCTCCTGATGGAGGGACTCAAGCGCCTTGAGTACCGGGGTTACGACTCGGCCGGCATCGCGGTGGTGGCGGACGGACGGCTGACCGTGCTGAAGGCGGCCGGGAAGATCGCGATGCTCGAGTCGCAGATCGGGCGCACGCCGGTCAAGGGCACGACCGGGATCGCCCACACTCGCTGGGCCACGCACGGCGCGCCCACGACGAAGAACGCGCACCCGCACACCGACTGCGGCGACGTCGTAGCGGTCGTCCACAACGGCATCATCGAGAACAGCACCGCGCTTCGCACGATGCTTCGGGAGCGCGGCCACAAGTTCGTTTCCGAGACCGACACGGAAGTGATCGCGCACCTGATAGAGCAGTTCTACACCGGCCGGCTCGAGGACGCGGTCGGCGCGGCGCTGCGCGAGCTGGAGGGTGCCTACGGGATCGCCGTGGTCTCGGCGCGGGAGCCCGACACGATGGTCGCGGCGCGCAAGGGCAGCCCGCTCCTGATCGGGGTGGGCGACGGGGAGAACTTCGTCGCGTCCGATCCGTCAGCGGTGCTCGCGCACACGCGGTCGGTGGTCTACCTGGACGACGGCGAGCTCGCCGTCGTCCGGCCGTCCGGGTACCGGCTCATGGACGGTCACGCGACACCGCTCACGAAGGAGATCAGCCAGATCGACTGGGACCTGGCGACGATCGAGCGGGGCGGGTACGCGCACTTCATGCTCAAGGAGATCTGCGAGCAGCCCGAGAGCCTCCGGAACACGCTCCGTGGCCGCCTGCTCGAGGAGGAGGGAACGGCCCGGCTCGGCGGCCTCAACCTGACCGACGAGCAACTGGGGAAGATCGACCGGATAGTCATCACCGCGTGCGGGACGTCGTGGCACGCGGGGCTGGTCGGCGAGTACATGTTGGAAGAGGTGGCCCGACTCCCGGTGGAGGTCGAGTACGCGTCGGAGTTCCGATACCGCAACCCGATCGTGGACGACCGCACGCTGGTGATCGTGATCTCGCAGTCCGGCGAGACTGCGGACACGCTGGCGGCGCTGCGCGAGGCCAAGCGTCGTGGCGCTCGTACCATCGGCATCGTGAACCAGGTGGGGAGCACGATAGCGCGGGAGGTGGACAGCGGGATCTTCCTGCACGCGGGCCCCGAGATCGGCGTGGCGTCCACCAAGGCGTTCACCAGCCAGATCGCGGCACTGGCGCTCTTCACGCTCAAGCTGGGCCGGCTGCGGGCGCTGTCGATACTCCAGGGGCGCGAGATCGTGAGCGCGCTGAAGAAGCTTCCGGAGCAACTCGAGGTCGTGCTCGCGAAACAGGCGGAGATAGAGGCGCTGGCGGAGCGGTACGTGCGGGTGTCGAACGTCCTGTACCTCGGCCGCGGGTGCAACTTCCCGGTGGCGCTCGAGGGCGCGCTGAAGCTGAAGGAGATCTCGTACATCCACGCCGAGGGGTACCCGGCGGCGGAGATGAAGCACGGGCCGATCGCGCTGATCGACGAGCTGATGCCGGTCATCTTCGTGGCGCCCAGGGACGGCGTGCATGGGAAGATCGTCTCCAACATCGAGGAGGTTCGCGCCCGCGGCGGCCGGGTGATCGCGGTGGTCACCGAGGGGGACACCGTGATCACCCCGCTGGTGGACCACGTGATCACGATCCCCGACACGATGGACATGCTGACGCCGGTGCTCACGTCGGTCCCGCTCCAACTGCTGGCGTACTTCGTTGCGGTGCGCCGCGGCTGCAACGTGGATCAGCCGCGCAACCTGGCGAAGAGCGTGACGGTGGAATAG
- the dtd gene encoding D-aminoacyl-tRNA deacylase has product MRVVLQRVSRAAVRVDGATVGAIGRGFVILAGFAPADSEATLEWMAEKIAGLRLFGDSEGKMNLPLSEVGGGMLVISQFTLYGDAAKGRRPSFIDAAPPAVAEPLYQRFVALLGAQGAKVETGRFGAMMDVELVNDGPVTLILERS; this is encoded by the coding sequence GTGCGGGTCGTGCTGCAGCGCGTGAGCCGCGCCGCCGTTCGCGTTGACGGAGCCACCGTCGGAGCGATCGGGCGCGGCTTCGTCATTCTGGCCGGCTTCGCGCCGGCCGACTCGGAGGCGACGCTGGAGTGGATGGCCGAGAAGATCGCGGGCCTGCGCCTCTTCGGCGACTCGGAGGGGAAGATGAACCTGCCCTTGTCCGAGGTTGGCGGCGGAATGCTGGTGATCTCGCAGTTCACGCTCTATGGAGATGCGGCGAAGGGTCGCCGGCCCTCGTTCATCGACGCGGCGCCGCCGGCCGTGGCGGAGCCGCTCTACCAGCGCTTCGTGGCGCTGCTCGGGGCGCAAGGCGCGAAGGTCGAGACGGGCCGGTTCGGCGCGATGATGGACGTCGAGCTGGTGAACGACGGGCCGGTGACACTGATCCTCGAGCGCTCATGA